The genome window TGGATTTTACATCCGCCGATCGGGCTAGTGGCCTCACACTAGCTATTAAAATTCTTTAGGATTTTAGCTCTCAAGACTGTGTTGGAGTTGTTAGTCTCTTTGTCAATCATCCAATCGGGTGGTTCCATCTAAGCTTCTCAAGTATTTACAGAAAGGAGGCTTTCTAAGGCCGGACGTGGCTTATGCTACCTGAGCTCTATAAAGATACTTACGTAGAATTAGTGCGCTTGATCCTTAACAAGAGATAGACAGGCAAGATAAGCAGCCAGACTCTTGATAGAGTGAGAAAAGTTAGGTTGAAGCAACCTTGAGATTAAAGCTATGTCACCGTTTTCATTGATTTTTATTGCAGTATTAGGCATTCTACTGCTTCTATTTCTAGTGATTCGTGTCCGCTTACAGGCTTTTGTAGCACTGCTGATTGCTAGCTTTTTTGTAGCCATTCTCGCCGGTATACCCCTCACTGAGGTTACTAAAACTATTCAAGAAGGCATGGGCACAACCCTAGGGTTTATTGCGATTGTCGTCGCTTTAGGCTCTATGTTTGGCGAGATGTTGCGGGTTACAGGTGGTGCTGAGCAATTAGCCCGAACCCTGGTTGGCCGCTTTGGTGAAGACCGGGTGCAGTGGGCCTTGGGTTTAACGGGTTTTCTAGTTGCGATTCCAGTCTTCTTTGATGTCGGTCTGATTATCTTGTTGCCGCTTGTTTACAGCTTGGCACAACGCACCGGCAAATCCTTGCTCTATTACGCCTTCCCGCTAGCTGCTGGTCTAGCAGTTGCGCATAGCTTCATTCCACCCACGCCGGGTCCAGTTGCTGTTGCCTCGTTGTTAGGCGCTGATCTAGGCTGGGTGATTCTATTTGGTACGATTGCTGGTCTGCCTGCAATGGTCGCTGGTGGCATTATTTTTGGACAGCATATCGCTAAGAAAATCCATGCCAAAGTCCCGGAATACATGCTAGTCAATGAACCTCAAGCAGCAGCTGTACCGGCTTATGCGGCGACTAGCGCTAGTGCTCTGGGCTCCGAAGAGCTGGCTGCTTATGAACACAATCCAGTCGGCGCACCCGGTCAACCTTTTAGGAAAGACCTGCCCAGTTTCGGCTTGGTGGTTTCTCTAATTGTTATTCCTCTCGCCCTCATTTTGGCTAATACTGTATCTGGTGTGGTACTGCCAGAAGGCAACTTTATTCGCAATCTGTTGGGTTTCTTGGGACACCCCTTCACAGCGCTCTTAAT of Leptolyngbya sp. FACHB-261 contains these proteins:
- a CDS encoding GntP family permease; its protein translation is MSPFSLIFIAVLGILLLLFLVIRVRLQAFVALLIASFFVAILAGIPLTEVTKTIQEGMGTTLGFIAIVVALGSMFGEMLRVTGGAEQLARTLVGRFGEDRVQWALGLTGFLVAIPVFFDVGLIILLPLVYSLAQRTGKSLLYYAFPLAAGLAVAHSFIPPTPGPVAVASLLGADLGWVILFGTIAGLPAMVAGGIIFGQHIAKKIHAKVPEYMLVNEPQAAAVPAYAATSASALGSEELAAYEHNPVGAPGQPFRKDLPSFGLVVSLIVIPLALILANTVSGVVLPEGNFIRNLLGFLGHPFTALLIAALCSFYFLGTRRGYSNDQVQEIATKSLEPVGLIILVTGAGGVLGKVLVASGVGNALATLLSGSNVPIILLAFLMSTAVRISQGSATVAMVTTAGIVAPILQTGSYSAPALGLITIAIASGATVVSHVNDSGFWLVSRYLGLSEKDTLRSWTIMETIIGLVGFAVVFAISFFV